One genomic region from Apteryx mantelli isolate bAptMan1 chromosome 7, bAptMan1.hap1, whole genome shotgun sequence encodes:
- the NANOS1 gene encoding nanos homolog 1, producing the protein MEAFPGGKLEQHRHLPPGERLPGARYGARGHSGCGNVFNSWNDYLGLATLITKAVGPGKGFGAEPPSVVVAAAVPPPEEEEEEEEAEAAGSYFEGALDLHDLELCEHHHHHGEGLLEERFADFSPFPGRGGPAAVVFGCSGEHPGREGLPHAWGGLVVAGRLPAHPRAAARLLKPELQVCVFCRNNKEAVALYTTHILKGPDGRVLCPVLRRYTCPLCGASGDNAHTIKYCPLSKMQAAKQLKHARTALGKKVR; encoded by the coding sequence aTGGAGGCTTTCCCCGGCGGCAAGCTGGAGCAGCACCGGCATCTCCCGCCCGGGGAGCGCCTGCCGGGCGCCCGCTACGGCGCCCGCGGCCACAGCGGCTGCGGGAACGTGTTCAACTCCTGGAACGACTACCTGGGGCTGGCCACGCTCATCACCAAGGCCGTGGGGCCCGGCAAGGGCTTCGGCGCCGAGCCCCCTTCCGTGGTGGTGGCGGCCGCCGTGCCGCCGcccgaggaggaggaagaggaggaggaggcggaggcggcggggtcGTACTTCGAGGGCGCGCTGGACTTGCACGACCTGGAGCTGTgcgaacaccaccaccaccacggcgAGGGGCTGCTGGAGGAGCGCTTCGCCGACTTCAGCCCCTTCCCCGgtcgcggcggccccgccgccgtggTCTTCGGCTGCTCGGGCGAGCACCCGGGCCGGGAGGGCTTGCCGCACGCCTGGGGCGGGCTGGTGGTGGCGGGGCGACTGCCGGCGCACccgcgggccgccgcccgcctgctcAAGCCCGAGCTGCAGGTCTGCGTCTTCTGCCGGAACAACAAGGAGGCCGTGGCCCTCTACACCACGCACATCCTCAAGGGACCCGACGGGCGCGTCCTCTGCCCGGTGCTGCGGCGCTACACCTGTCCCCTCTGCGGCGCCAGCGGGGACAATGCACACACCATCAAGTACTGCCCCCTCTCCAAAATGCAGGCGGCCAAACAGCTCAAACACGCCCGGACCGCCCTGGGCAAGAAGGTCCGCTAG